In one window of Tursiops truncatus isolate mTurTru1 chromosome 5, mTurTru1.mat.Y, whole genome shotgun sequence DNA:
- the UBE2K gene encoding ubiquitin-conjugating enzyme E2 K isoform X3: MTLRTVLLSLQALLAAAEPDDPQDAVVANQYKQNPEMFKQTARLWAHVYAGAPVSSPEYTKKIENLCAMGFDRNAVIVALSSKSWDVETATELLLSN, translated from the exons ATGACTCTCCGCACGGTATTATTGTCATTGCAAGCACTACTGGCAGCTGCAGAACCAGATGATCCACAAGATGCAGTAGTAGCAAATCAG TACAAACAAAATCCCGAAATGTTCAAACAGACAGCTCGACTTTGGGCACATGTGTATGCTGGAGCACCAGTTTCTAGTCCAGAATacaccaaaaaaatagaaaacctatGTGCTATGGGCTTTGATAGG AATGCAGTAATAGTGGCCTTGTCTTCAAAATCTTGGGATGTAGAGACTGCAACAGAATTGCTTCTGAGTAACTGA